The region CCCTACGGCAATGAAAATGCTTGATCACCGCCCTGTATTGGCGATTGAAGAATTAAGCATAGTGACGGAGCACGGCAAGTTGGCCACCAAAGCGACATTAGATATCAACAAAGACTTAGTTGATATGAATAACCCCATGTCAATTGTTGCGGCAATGAATGTTGTTGCCGACGGTGCTGCACCTGAGGCCTTCTTTCAACAATTTGGCTTATCGCCAATGATTGACGGTTATGTACAACAAGGGCTACTCACCAAAGACGAAGGTAATTTGAGCTTTACCGCTAGCTTTGCGCAAGGTCAGCTAACAGTTAACGACAAAGTCATGCCGTTGTAAGCCATTACTTCTATTGAGATAAAACAAAACGCCAGCCTGATTTGCTTATCAGGCTGGCGTTTTTTATTGTGGCTTGGATACCGCTAAATCAGACTAGGCTCGACGCTGGCGAACAATCTCAAATAAACAAATACCTGTCGCCACCGAGACATTTAAACTGGACACGCTACCCGCCATTGGCAATTTAACAAGTTGATCACAGTGCTCACGCGTTAAACGGCGCATCCCTTTGCCTTCAGCGCCCATCACCAGAGCCATCGGACCATCGAGCTTAACATCGTACAAACAGGTATCAGTTTCACCAGCAGTGCCAATAATCCACACGCCCATTTGTTGGAGTTGTTTCATCGTGCGAGCAAGGTTAGTGACTTGCACAAGCGGCACGGTTTCCGCTGCACCTACGGCGACCTTTCTTACCGTTGCCGTAATGCGTGCTGCTTTGTCTTTTGGCACAACAATAGCTTGTACGCCAGCAGCATCGGCATTACGCAAACAAGCCCCTAAGTTATGCGGGTCAGTGACACCGTCAAGGATCAGTAAAAATGGCGACTCGTTGTTGCGCTCAGCTTCGCTTAAAATATCTTCCAAGTCATTTTCGGTATAAGTTTTACCCGGCTTAACACGTGCCACTACGCCTTGGTGTTGCTCACCGTCACTTTTGTCGTCGAGCACTTTCCTGTGCACGAGTTGCACCGGAATACCATACTTTCGCGCTAAGTTGATAATAGGTAATAGACGCTCATCATCACGCCCTTTGAGTAACCACATTTCAACAAAACGCTCAGGTGACCGTTTAATTAGCGCGTTGACCGCATGGATACCTAAAACAATTTCTTCTTTTGCCATATCACTTACTTAATTTAACTTTTTAACTTTGCTTAGAAGCCTAATTGGCTAAGACAGCAACTACTGCTTAGCACGCTTGCGGGCATTCTTACCCGGGCGAGATTTTCTCGCCTTGCGCTTTGCCGCTTTTGACTTTTCCTTTTTCGGCTGCTCCTGCTTCGCCTTGGCTTTTTTCGATTTTTTACCAGCAGCCTTATCGCCCTTGTGCTCTGGCTGGTAACTGACCCCGCCTCGGCCTTTCGATTTCGCCTTGCCCTTGTCCTTCGTTGCACCACCGCTTTTGTTTGCATCACGTAGAGGTTTAGCACGTTTGATCACGGCGTCTTCACCGCACAGCACCAGATCAATTTTCTTTTCATCGAGATTTACTGCCGCGACTTGCACTTTTAGGACATCGCCAACATGGTAACGGGTATTGGTTTTCTCGCCTGTCAGACACATACGTACATCATCAAAGTGATAGTAATCACGGCCAAGCGAAGTAATATGCACTAAGCCTTCAATATGCAAGTCAGAAAGGCGAACAAACATGCCAAAGTTAGTAACGGTTGAAATCACACCGGTAAACTCATCACCGACATGATCTTGCATATACTCACATTTTAGCCAATCAGCAACATCACGGGTCGCGTCATCTGCGCGGCGCTCAGTCATTGAGCAATGCTCACCTAAGTTGACGACTTGCTCTTCTGAATAGCTAAAACAGCCAACATTCACTGGGTTGTTTGCTTGTGCTTCTAAAATTGCTTTAATCACACGGTGAATCACCAAATCAGGATAACGGCGAATCGGCGAGGTAAAGTGACTGTAGGATTGTAACGCTAAGCCAAAATGACCAATGTTGTCACTTTGATACACCGCTTGCTTCATTGAGCGCAGCAGCATGGTTTGGATCAGCTCTTGATCAGGGCGTCCGGCCACTTTTGCCAACACATCACTGTAATCACGTGGCTCGACTTCTTCTGAAATCGGCATGGCAATGCCAAGTTCAGCCAAATAACTGACGAAGTTTTTATATTTTTCTTCGCTTGGCTTGTCGTGCACACGAAACAAGCCCGGCATCGCGTGTTTCTCCACGAATTTAGCCGTGGCGACATTCGCTAAAATCATGCACTCTTCAATCATTTTGTGCGCATCGTTGCGCACTAATGGCAGAATGGCTTCGATTTTTTTGTCGGCATTAAAGATAAATCGCGACTCTTCTGTTTCAAACGCAATCGCACCGCGATTTAGACGCGCATCGTTAAGAGCGGTGTAAAGCTTGTGCAGCTCTTCTAATTCCTCAACGCGCGGCGCATATTGCTTACGCAATGCCTCATCACCATCTAAAATGGCCGCTACTTTAGTGTAAGTAAAGCGCGCGTGAGAGCGCATCACCGCAGGATAAAACTTACTGCCTGATAGCTTGCCGCGCTCACTGATGGTCATTTCACAGACCATACAAAGGCGGTCAACATCTGGGTTTAGCGAGCATAAGCCGTTAGACAGTTTTTCCGGCAACATTGGAATCACTTGGCTTGGAAAATAGACCGAATTGCCACGCGCAATTGCTTCATCGTCTAGGCCACTACCTGGCCGCACGTAATAACTGACATCAGCAATTGCCACCCACAAGCGCCAACCACCTGACTTTTTGCGCTCACAATACACCGCATCATCAAAATCTCGCGCGTCTTCGCCGTCAATGGTCACAAGTGGCAAGTCACGTAAATCAACGCGACCTTGCTTGGCAGACGCTTCAACCTCTTCGCTAAGCTCGGCAATTTCATCTGTCACCGCTTGCGGCCACTGATGCGGCAAGTCATGCTCGCGCAATGCGATGTCAATTTCCATACCGGGTGCCATATGGTCGCCTAGTACTTCAATCACTTTGCCGACAGCATTACTGCGCTTACTCGGTCGTTGCACCACTTCAACCACCACCACTTGGCCGTGGCGAGCACCGAGTTTGCCATCGGGTACAATCAAAATATCTTGGTTAATTCGGGCGTCATCAGGGACGACAAACGCCAGATGATTCTCGACAAAAAATCGCCCAACAACGCCTGATTTTCTTGGCTCGATAACATCGAGTATTTTAATTTCTTTGCGGCCTTGGCGATCGGTGCGGTCAAGCAGAATGGCTTCAACGATATCGCCGTGAATCACCCGCTGCATTTCATGAGAGGAGATAAAGAAGTCTTTACCGCCCTTGTCAGGGGCAAAAAAACCATAGCCATCGCGATGGCCTATCACCCTGCCCGTTAGCTTGGCACTTTGGTCGGCAATCACATACTGTTTAAACTTATTAAACGTTAGCTGGCCAGCGTTTTCCATTGCACGTAAGCGGCGCTTAACCCCAATTTTGCGATCTTCGTCTTTGCCATAGCCCAACTTTTTAACAATAGCGCTAAAGGTCATCGGGACAGCGGATAATTTGATAAGTTCTAGCAGGTGCTCGCGGCTGGCAACAGGCTTTTCGTACTTGTTAGCTTCGCGTTCAATGAAAGGATCTTTTGGGCTCACATGAAATGCTCTGGATTTTTTTTGTAGTATAACCTCAGTTGCGCATTTCTAGTGAGCGATTTAGCGTATTTTGTGTAAAAGCTTGTGCTAAAGTTTGTACGAAAAGTCAGTACTTTATGCGTTTAGCTTTGGCAACAATATGCGCAGGCATTTTCTCGGCAAGCTTGGCGAGCGACATGCCAATGCGCTTGTGCACCTTTTTGTCGTCAGTCACAGCGTGATGTAACTGGGAGTAGAGTTCGGGGAAATCTAAAGGACTGCCATGGCCTTGGTTGTAAATATCCGCCAAACGCATTTGTGCTTTTAAGCTATTAGACGCCGACGCCGCCTTTAAGTACATAATCGCTTTGTCTAAATCAGGCTGCATAAACTTGCCAACATGGTGATAACGGCCTAGCTGCTCCAACGCTTCTGGCAAGCCTTGGTCGGCCGATAGCTGCATGTAGTAAAGGCCCAATTCGATATCTTTTTTGATACACACGCCAAAGGCCAGCATATCGCCCCACAAAAACTGGTAAGACGGTAGTTGCGCCTTAATGGCGCGAGCTTCAATATCTTGTACGAGTTGGCATTCATCAAGCACTACTTGGCTCAGGTGCTTATTTTCCTTGATCAGATCAAGTAACTGGTTGTCGGTGTAAATTTGCACCGCTTCAAAGCTCTGCGCTTTGCTGGGCGCTACTGCCAACAGCTGTAGTACAGCAAGTGAAACAAGAAAGAAAAGTACGCGCATGCTTAAATTACCTAAGTGATAACGATTATCTACTGTGATTGAAATCGGGCCGTGTAATTGGTTATCGGCCTACGGCCACAGAACCTTAATAAGCCGTATGAACCAGCAACTCAGCGCCAAAGAGTTGTCGCCATCAAATGACCCGTTAGTTTCAACCTCTATTCTTCAGTTTTAAAGCAATTACAATACCATGGCGAGTAAAAATGGCGAATAAAGCACTTTTAGCTTGCTTAGCGGTTAATAATTCTTAACAATTAACCCGTTAGCCATGATTAGCGAGTGGATGTGAATGTCGTCATTAGCGCAGTTAATAGAAAACTCCAGAACCAATGAAGCAATAGCCAAAAAGCTATTTGAAATTGAAACGGAAATTCTTAGCTGTACTTCAAGCAAGGAGCTCTTACAAACCTTGCTGACGATGATTAAAACCAAATTTCAGCTTCACGATATTCATTTATTATTGGTTGATCCACCGCCGCTCAACTACATGTTAAGCCAAGTCGCCCAATCCGATTGGCACAAACAACACACCCGCCAAATTAGTGCTGAGCGATTAGCCTTGTTTCATCACGATGAAAAGCCAATGTTAACGAACGAGCTTGCGCAGTTTGACTGTATTTTGCCTGTTAACCTGTTTACAGGGGCAAAATCTGCCGCTTTTATTCCAGTGAAACTTGAGGGCAAACTATTTGGCAGCTTGCTGTTAACCGATAGTAGCAAAGGCCGGTTTGCACCAGACTTAGGCACTATGCATTTAGAGCAGTTAGCCGTCAAAGTGAGCTTGTGTTTATCTAACGTGTTAATTCGCGAACAGTTGGAGTATATGGCCAACTACGATCGCCTCACCGGAGCCGCCAACCGACGGTTAATGGAAGCCACCATTGCCGACGAGTTAAGCCGTCAAAAGCGCTATGGCGTGCCATTTTCATTGCTGTTTATCGACTGTAACAAGTTTAAGCAAATCAATGATACCTACGGCCACGACTGTGGTGACAAAGTGCTTGTTTATGTTGCCAATCAGCTTAAAGAGTTGATACGCGATAATGACCGATGTTTCCGTTACGCGGGCGATGAATTTGTGATCACTTTGGCGAGCCAGCGCCAGCGTGAAGCAGACCAAGCTGCGGCGCGTTTAACACGTTTTTTTGCCACGCATCAAATGCGCTATCAAGAATTACTCCTGCCCGTTACTATCAGCTGCGGCGCCATTGAAAGCAATGGCCAGCAGACCATGGATGAGTTGTTAAAATTGGCAGATAAAGCCCTATATCGACATAAAGCCGAACAGCCAGGTTAGCGCCCTTTTCTCTCCCCTTTTTTCTTCTCTCATCTCCTTTAATCATAGTGCCTCGGCGCGTTCAGTTAGGTACGCCGCGTCTTAGCCATTCAATTGCGAAGCTAATACTGACGTCTACACTTAATAATTAACCAACCTATTTATAACGAACCTCGCACGGAAACCTTGTTAATGATTATTGAAGTGGCGATAAGTGACCTAAAGCTTGGACAATATGTACTTGATATTGTTGATCAAACAGGAACCTACCAGCTGAAAGGTCCGGGGCACGTAAAAAGCCAGGCGATCATTGACCACCTCGCCAAGCACGGCGTGCTGAGCCTACTCATTGATACGCGTAAGTCACTGACGATAAAAAACGAAAAAAGCGGTGATATTCAATTCACTCGGCCGGAGCAAACCGATACCTACATTGCCCCCCTGGCCTTTGAAATTAGCCAAGCTAAAGCGCTATTTTCACACTCGAAGCACATTCAACAACAAGTATTGCGCAATATACTCAACGATGTTGACGTTGATTTAGCGCCCGTTAAAGAAGTTGCTGACGACACCGTTAACGCCGTTTTTAAAAACCCAGACGCGTTAGCGTGTGTGCTCAACATCCGCTTTAAAGACGATTATTTGCTTGAACACGCGGTCTCGGTTTCTGTGTTGATGACGATTTTCTGCCGTCATTTAGGCATTGAAAAACGCCTAACAAAAGAGCTCGCAATTGGCGCCTTCTTACATGATGTTGGTAAAATCAAAATACCCGATGAAATATTAAACAAGCCCGGTAAGCTCACCCCAGAAGAGTTTGTCATCATGCAATCGCATGTCGAGCACTCGGTAGAGATTATCAACAACATTACCGGTATTTCCGACATTAGCCTTGAAGTCGCGGCGCTTCACCATGAAAAACTCAATGGCAATGGCTACCCCTATCAGCTAGTTGCTGACGATATTTCCCTGTACGGCAGGATGATCACCATTTGTGATATTTTTGATGCCTTAACCGCCAACCGAGTCTATAAAGCGGGCTATTGCCATGTTAAAGCGTTCAATATTCTGCGCAAATTAGCGCAAGACGGCGAGCTGGATTTACCCCTTGTCGATCAATTTATTCGCTGCATGGGCGTTTATCCAATTGGCTCTTTAGTTGAGCTAAATGCCAATCGGCTCGCCATTGTTGAAGCGAGAACCGATGATCCGATACGCCCCAAAGTACGCTCGTTCTACGACATAGACCACCGCCATTACACCATGGCGGAAGATATTGATCTCTCGAGCGTTGAAGGCGTTACCATTAAAAGTGTACGCGCCGACGACTTTAATCTAGAAATGAATAAAATCGTCGAGTTTTTGATGTTGCAAGGCTGAGGTATTTAAAATAGATAGAAGGCAAGATACGTCAAACATAAACACAAGCTAAAAAGCGGCTTAGCTTGTGTTTACAGAGACTAAATTCGCTCACTCATACTTGCCAAGAGATGCAGCTAGTTCAACTTAAAGTTAGTAACTAACTTATTCAGGCTTCTCGCCATTTCGTTTAATTGCTGACTGTCATCAGCCATTTCATTGAGGTTAGATGAATTGTGCTGCGCCACTTGTGCAATTGCGGCTACGTGCGGGGTAATTTCACCAACCACATTAGACTGCTCTTCTGTCGCTGAAGCAATTTGGAAATTCATCTCATTGACTTGCGCCATATTGCCCACAATTTCTTCTAAGTGTTCACCTGACTTAGTTGCCTGCGCCAAACTCGAATTACTCAGCTCAACCGTTTGCGCGATAGACTCAACCACTACTTGAGTTTGTTGCTTAAATGACTCAATCGTCGTTTTAATTTCCTCTGCCGACTGTTGACTGCGCGATGCTAGGCTACGCACTTCATCAGCAACCACGGCAAAACCTCGACCATGTTCACCAGCGCGCGCGGCCTCAATCGCCGCATTTAGCGCTAACAAGTTGGTCTGCTCAGATACCGAGCGAATGACTTCCAAAATATCGTCGATTGATTCGGTGTTATCTGATAATTGATTTACCAAATCAGTGGTTTCTGCCAATTGTGAGGTTGTACTATTCACTGTCGCTAAGGTTTCTACTACTGACTCTGTACCTTGATTCGCCAAGTGCTCAGCAGCTTTTGAATAATCTGCTGCGGACTGGGCATTATTGGCAATTTCTCTTGCGGTCACGCCCATTTCATCAATCGCCGTGGCCACTTGCTCAGTGTTTTGTGTTTGAACAGAGAGCTCGTCGGTCATCTCAGATGTTTTAACGTCGACGTGACTCACCGAACTTTGCAATTCATCCGCCGCGCGAGACACCTGACGCAAAATATCAGCTAGGTGCTCAACAAAGTTGTTATAGCCGCGCGCCATTCGACCGACTTCATCGGTTCTAGACTCGTCTAAGCGAATGGTTAAATCACCACCACCTTGGCCTATTTGCTCTAACAATTTGGTCATGCCACTAAATGGTGAGATAAGGCGCGTGATCACGAGTGTCACAAACACTAGAAATACCACGGCAATGATAACGCCAAGTAACACCAGTGAATAAGTTAAGCTATCAAGTTGTCCAAACACGTCGTCATAAGGCACATCAGCAACAATATACCAACCAAGATCAGGTAAGTAGCTGCTAGCTAATAAACTATGATGCTCAGCATTGCTTAACTCATAACTGGCAAATGCCTGTTGTGTAAGCAGTACCGATTTGTCTACGCCCATATGTGAAAAGTAGTTTTGGCCAACCTTGTTAGTGTCGGGATGCGCAGCAATCTTTCCATCGCCATCAACCAAGAAGACGATACCGTTCTCGCCAATTTTATATTGTTTAATGAGCTCCGCCATACTATCGACCGCAAAGCCGACCCCCGCCAGTGCTTTAAATTGGCCATCAATTTCAACGCGGTAGTTCACAAATAACGTCATTTTGCCATTCGCCGCATCAACATTAATGACGGCGGCAAAAGGCTTACCACTGTTTTTAAAGCCATAGAACCAAAAGAATTCAGGATTATCCTCTGATACTTGCGTTAAAATACCATCAGCTGTGTAATAGTTACCTGTCACATCAGAAACATAGAATGAAGAAGTCGCATTAAATTCTTCTTTAATCGCTTTTAGGTAGTTAGACAACTTGGCACTGTCTTGCTCGCCACTGGCTAGAAATTGCTTGTAATCTGGATTGGTTGCTAACACACGAGAAACAGCAATCGGACGCTGTAAATCAGTATTAATACTGTTAACCACTTCCCCCATTACCGCTGGCAGCTCTTTGTCTATCGTGTTAGACAATACAATATTTCGAGTGTTAATAATGGTAAACGCGCTGATAATAGCGATTGCCATCACGATAACGATTGCCGAAGCTGCAACAACTTTCGAACGAATATCAAGTTTCATTGATCTCTTACTACCTTGCAAAGGAGCTGAGCTCCAAAGTATTTGAATGTGAGGGACGATTTTGGCGATTTAGCAAGCAAAAATCGAGCATATTTTTCATCACTAACAGGCATTTTAAACGTGTTATCGTCCACTTTTCGAACTGGTCTGATGAATTTTGCGCGCATTATAAACTACTGACTACTGACTTCAATTACCCAGCCTAAAATGTTACATCCTATTAACATAAAATAAGGGAGATAAGACAATTGGTTAGATATTTCATATGACAGTCATGACTACTGACCGAATACTTTGAGCTAATAGCCTAGTATTAGCGCAGTATGGCTTGACCTGTGAAATAAATCATTTGTGCAATGAACGAGCTATTTAATTATTGAGAAGAGGTAGCTCAAAGAATAGGGTTGATGAACCCAAGTAGCTATTTAGATTAAAAGTCTAATCTGGCGACTCACAAATGTTCGTTAAATTTGTGGGCCGCACATGATTGATCAAACGTTATTATTTGATGGACTTAGTCGGCACAGCAATCGTCATCACGCTATCGCCTTTTCGAATTGCTGGCCCTTTTAAGCCGTAAATACCGTAACCACTCACTGGTGCCTTAACTTGCTCAAGCTCATTGCCAAAATAATCTTTAAGTACCCCGAGCACTTCACCTTTTTCGACAAATCGACCTTTGGCGTGTTTAGGGAGCCAAAGGCCGGAATGTTTTACTGGCACGGATTTGGTGTTTTCAAAGTAGCGAAGTGACTTACTTGATCTAATATTTGGCTTAGCTTTGTCAATGCCCATCACTTTTAATGTTGCCGACAATCCCGAAATCATTGCCTTTACTTGCTCTGGCGTGGCCGTACCATGTTCACCAATTTCTACCAAAATCGTTGGAATTTTTGCGGCTACCCCTTGGCGGTTAAGGGAGCGGCGCGTGTCCACTTGCTTCTGTGTATTCATTTTATAACGCACTAGGTTCGGGAAGTTAAACGCTTCGGCAACGGCTAACGCTTGTGGGTAGTCGCTTGATAGTGGGCCGCCATACACTCCGATAAATGGCGCTAACCATTCGCCGCCATCACCACTGTGTAAATCAATTAAGAAATCGGCTTTGGCAACGATTTGCTGTGAAATCGCCCAAGCAATACGCTCGGTTTGGCTGCCATTGGGTTTCCCCGGAAAGCTGCGGTTGAGGTTTTTGCGATCATGTGGATTCACATAGACAGAACGATTTTCAAACGCAGGTACATGGGCAACACGCACGACAATAACTGAGCCATGCATGTTTGCTGGATTGAGCGTTTTTAGCCATTGTTCAACCGCCACAATCGACGTGTACTCGTAGCCGTGAACGCCAGCTACTGCGGCGAGAACAGGTCCTGGGTGTTTGCCATGAACAACGGTAACTGGAATAAAAGTTGCGCCGTCTTTATCACCTGCTGAAATTTCAAGCTTGATATCCGCTTTGCTGCCTGCAGCCACTTGCTGCTCGCCAACGACAAGCGACTGGCTTGAACGCGAATCTGCCTTAGCTTCAGCGTTAGCGTGAAACAGTAGCGTTAATACTAAGCAGTTGATGAGTAACCATATTTTCATTAATTTATACCTAACCCTTATTCTCTATTTTTAAATCCAAGTTATCTATTTTTAAGTCTAAGCTCTCTATTTTTATATCTAAGTGCTCTAGCTCTGTATCTGAGTTCATTGTTGAGCATATCTATTAAATTGCTGCCAGCTTCGGCGTGGCTTTGTGCCAAACAATTCCATTATTCAATCGCTAACATCACGCTCACTAAGATGTATAGGATGTTTTCAACCCGAACTGATGGTTTATTACACGGAAAGCGTTATAGCGAGAATTTCTACCGCTATCTGGCTTGCAAACCGTAACGTTATAATATGACAATTCCGATCTTGCAAAACGTTATGTTATCACAAAGTAAACGCAAGGAATATCAATGCAGCCAGAAATGGTAGTTGCTTCGTCACTTAATGTTCAAATCGGTGACCACAAAATACTCGACAATGTTAATTTCACCGTCAAAAAAGGGGAAGTTTTTGCCCTGCTAGGCGGCAATGGTGCTGGAAAATCAACCACATTAAAAACTTTACTGGGTACTGTTCAACCAACCAGCGGCCACGCTGAAATCATGGGCCATAGTGTTGTAAATGAAATCAACCAAGTGCGCCGCAAAGTTGCTTATTTGCCTGAGTCAGTAATGTTATATGGTCACTTAACCGGCTATGAAAATATTGAATACTTTTTGTCGCTGGCAGGTATTGCTCGCTCAACAGAGGAAATCGCCCAAGCACTGAGCAAAGTCGCACTGCAAGAGAAGGCTTGGCACCGCGCGCTTTCAAATTATTCAAAAGGTATGCGCCAAAAAACCGCAATTGCCTTAGCACTGCTGCGCAATGCCCCAGTATTATTCCTTGATGAGCCAACCTCGGGTTTAGATCCAAGCGCCATCGATGAATTTAACCAGCTGATCAGCAACCTTGCCAGCGAAGGCACCACAGTGTTTATGGTCTCGCATGATGTTTACGGCGCTTGCCAGATCGCTCACCGCATTGGGCTGTTAGATCACGGTAAAATTGTCGGCATGTTTGAGCGCGAAGGCAACGAACATATTGACACTGAAACCGTCCATGCCGCATTTGCTGCCCGCAACGCAAATAAAAGCATACAAGCATTTGGTAATGGGCAATAGATAATGAGAGTAATTAAACAAATTATGCTCGATGAGTGGCGCTACTGGTGGCGAACCAAAGTCGCGACCACAGTGATGCTGATTGGCTTATTGCTGACCGTTGCTGCCATTGTTGTTAACTCACTGGAAATTGAGCACAAAGCCCATCAACGTGAACACTTGCAACACACCGCAGAAACGCGCTTTGTTGAACAACCGGATCGCCACCCACATCGTATGGTGCACTATGGTCATTACGTATTTCGCACGCCATCACCACTGAGCATTATCGAACCTGGGGTTGACGCGTTTACAGGCACGTCGATTTTCCTTGAAGGTCACCGCCAGAACAGTGCAATGTTTTCTGATCAACGCCAATCGAGTGGCTTAACCCGATTTAGCAGCTTATCACCAAGCTTTCTAATTCAAGTGCTTGCGCCGCTGTTTATTATTTTAATTGGTTATGCCAGCGTCAGCCGAGAAAAAGAAGCAGGCACGCTCAACATTATGATCACCCAAGGGTTGAATAAATGGCACTTGTTGCTGGGTAAATTACTGGCACTGACCACCAGTGGCTTGTTGCTATTATTACCGCTGATCCTTGCGAGCAGTTTATTAGGCAATGAAGAATCAGGGCTTATTACCACGAGCTTTATCTTAGGTTACATGCTTTACGTGTTGGTTTGGAGTGGGCTGGTCGTTGCCATCTCAGCATTGGTGAACAATAACAGTGTCAGCTTTACTAGCCTTATTGTCGTATGGGTTGCGCTAGCAATTTTAGTACCGCGTATTGGTAGCTCTACTGCCGCGTCATTGGTGCCTTCACCGGGTAAACTAGAAGCTGATTTTGCCGTACTCGAGGAAATGCGCAAATTAGGTGACGGTCACAACGCTGCCGATCCTGCCTTTGAAAAACTCAAAACCAACTTACTGGCTAAATACCAAGTCGATAGCATTGATAAACTGCCCGTTAACTTTCGCGGTGTCGTTGCGGAATACTCAGAGCAAAAGCAAGCC is a window of Thalassotalea euphylliae DNA encoding:
- the rnr gene encoding ribonuclease R; the encoded protein is MSPKDPFIEREANKYEKPVASREHLLELIKLSAVPMTFSAIVKKLGYGKDEDRKIGVKRRLRAMENAGQLTFNKFKQYVIADQSAKLTGRVIGHRDGYGFFAPDKGGKDFFISSHEMQRVIHGDIVEAILLDRTDRQGRKEIKILDVIEPRKSGVVGRFFVENHLAFVVPDDARINQDILIVPDGKLGARHGQVVVVEVVQRPSKRSNAVGKVIEVLGDHMAPGMEIDIALREHDLPHQWPQAVTDEIAELSEEVEASAKQGRVDLRDLPLVTIDGEDARDFDDAVYCERKKSGGWRLWVAIADVSYYVRPGSGLDDEAIARGNSVYFPSQVIPMLPEKLSNGLCSLNPDVDRLCMVCEMTISERGKLSGSKFYPAVMRSHARFTYTKVAAILDGDEALRKQYAPRVEELEELHKLYTALNDARLNRGAIAFETEESRFIFNADKKIEAILPLVRNDAHKMIEECMILANVATAKFVEKHAMPGLFRVHDKPSEEKYKNFVSYLAELGIAMPISEEVEPRDYSDVLAKVAGRPDQELIQTMLLRSMKQAVYQSDNIGHFGLALQSYSHFTSPIRRYPDLVIHRVIKAILEAQANNPVNVGCFSYSEEQVVNLGEHCSMTERRADDATRDVADWLKCEYMQDHVGDEFTGVISTVTNFGMFVRLSDLHIEGLVHITSLGRDYYHFDDVRMCLTGEKTNTRYHVGDVLKVQVAAVNLDEKKIDLVLCGEDAVIKRAKPLRDANKSGGATKDKGKAKSKGRGGVSYQPEHKGDKAAGKKSKKAKAKQEQPKKEKSKAAKRKARKSRPGKNARKRAKQ
- a CDS encoding methyl-accepting chemotaxis protein; the encoded protein is MKLDIRSKVVAASAIVIVMAIAIISAFTIINTRNIVLSNTIDKELPAVMGEVVNSINTDLQRPIAVSRVLATNPDYKQFLASGEQDSAKLSNYLKAIKEEFNATSSFYVSDVTGNYYTADGILTQVSEDNPEFFWFYGFKNSGKPFAAVINVDAANGKMTLFVNYRVEIDGQFKALAGVGFAVDSMAELIKQYKIGENGIVFLVDGDGKIAAHPDTNKVGQNYFSHMGVDKSVLLTQQAFASYELSNAEHHSLLASSYLPDLGWYIVADVPYDDVFGQLDSLTYSLVLLGVIIAVVFLVFVTLVITRLISPFSGMTKLLEQIGQGGGDLTIRLDESRTDEVGRMARGYNNFVEHLADILRQVSRAADELQSSVSHVDVKTSEMTDELSVQTQNTEQVATAIDEMGVTAREIANNAQSAADYSKAAEHLANQGTESVVETLATVNSTTSQLAETTDLVNQLSDNTESIDDILEVIRSVSEQTNLLALNAAIEAARAGEHGRGFAVVADEVRSLASRSQQSAEEIKTTIESFKQQTQVVVESIAQTVELSNSSLAQATKSGEHLEEIVGNMAQVNEMNFQIASATEEQSNVVGEITPHVAAIAQVAQHNSSNLNEMADDSQQLNEMARSLNKLVTNFKLN
- a CDS encoding sensor domain-containing diguanylate cyclase, with product MSSLAQLIENSRTNEAIAKKLFEIETEILSCTSSKELLQTLLTMIKTKFQLHDIHLLLVDPPPLNYMLSQVAQSDWHKQHTRQISAERLALFHHDEKPMLTNELAQFDCILPVNLFTGAKSAAFIPVKLEGKLFGSLLLTDSSKGRFAPDLGTMHLEQLAVKVSLCLSNVLIREQLEYMANYDRLTGAANRRLMEATIADELSRQKRYGVPFSLLFIDCNKFKQINDTYGHDCGDKVLVYVANQLKELIRDNDRCFRYAGDEFVITLASQRQREADQAAARLTRFFATHQMRYQELLLPVTISCGAIESNGQQTMDELLKLADKALYRHKAEQPG
- the rlmB gene encoding 23S rRNA (guanosine(2251)-2'-O)-methyltransferase RlmB, with the protein product MAKEEIVLGIHAVNALIKRSPERFVEMWLLKGRDDERLLPIINLARKYGIPVQLVHRKVLDDKSDGEQHQGVVARVKPGKTYTENDLEDILSEAERNNESPFLLILDGVTDPHNLGACLRNADAAGVQAIVVPKDKAARITATVRKVAVGAAETVPLVQVTNLARTMKQLQQMGVWIIGTAGETDTCLYDVKLDGPMALVMGAEGKGMRRLTREHCDQLVKLPMAGSVSSLNVSVATGICLFEIVRQRRA
- a CDS encoding HD-GYP domain-containing protein, with amino-acid sequence MIIEVAISDLKLGQYVLDIVDQTGTYQLKGPGHVKSQAIIDHLAKHGVLSLLIDTRKSLTIKNEKSGDIQFTRPEQTDTYIAPLAFEISQAKALFSHSKHIQQQVLRNILNDVDVDLAPVKEVADDTVNAVFKNPDALACVLNIRFKDDYLLEHAVSVSVLMTIFCRHLGIEKRLTKELAIGAFLHDVGKIKIPDEILNKPGKLTPEEFVIMQSHVEHSVEIINNITGISDISLEVAALHHEKLNGNGYPYQLVADDISLYGRMITICDIFDALTANRVYKAGYCHVKAFNILRKLAQDGELDLPLVDQFIRCMGVYPIGSLVELNANRLAIVEARTDDPIRPKVRSFYDIDHRHYTMAEDIDLSSVEGVTIKSVRADDFNLEMNKIVEFLMLQG
- a CDS encoding tetratricopeptide repeat protein, with protein sequence MRVLFFLVSLAVLQLLAVAPSKAQSFEAVQIYTDNQLLDLIKENKHLSQVVLDECQLVQDIEARAIKAQLPSYQFLWGDMLAFGVCIKKDIELGLYYMQLSADQGLPEALEQLGRYHHVGKFMQPDLDKAIMYLKAASASNSLKAQMRLADIYNQGHGSPLDFPELYSQLHHAVTDDKKVHKRIGMSLAKLAEKMPAHIVAKAKRIKY